The following coding sequences lie in one Metallumcola ferriviriculae genomic window:
- a CDS encoding thiolase family protein has product MGEKEVVIVSAVRTPFGKFGGLLKDIPSIDLGAMVIKEVLNRVDLPGNVLDQVFYGTCIPAETGIHTNIPARQAMLKAGLPPETLSLTIDRACCSSITAVQLAYQAIVSGVSQVVLAAGAENMSRTPLLATKARWGQRIGDLTLIDPLFELGYKEFNPVAVDAGEVALEHDISREDQDLWAYNSQQRYAKAAAEGKFEDELMPLAVPQRRGEPFRLETDESPKPDTSLEKLSKLPTVYGSPTVTAGNAPALSTGASAILLMTEEKAQELGFTPLAKVRSIASIALKPRLLAESPAPAISKALTNATWELDDIDLIEINEAFAAMPLVASTILANGDKPKIEALREKINVNGGAVAMGHPVGASGARILMTLVYELRRRGGGKGVAAICGGLAQGDAVAVEVV; this is encoded by the coding sequence ATGGGAGAGAAGGAAGTAGTAATTGTCAGTGCCGTACGAACTCCTTTTGGTAAATTCGGCGGGTTACTTAAAGACATCCCCAGCATAGACCTGGGGGCTATGGTAATAAAAGAAGTTCTTAATAGGGTTGATTTACCCGGAAATGTTCTGGATCAGGTTTTTTACGGAACCTGTATCCCTGCGGAAACCGGCATCCATACCAATATACCGGCCCGCCAGGCTATGTTGAAGGCCGGCTTACCACCGGAGACGTTGTCCTTAACCATAGACCGGGCCTGCTGTTCCTCCATAACAGCGGTGCAGTTGGCGTATCAGGCCATAGTTTCCGGGGTATCCCAGGTGGTATTGGCTGCGGGGGCGGAGAACATGAGCCGTACACCACTCTTAGCTACAAAGGCCCGCTGGGGCCAGCGTATAGGGGATTTGACCTTAATTGACCCTTTATTTGAATTGGGATACAAGGAATTTAACCCGGTGGCGGTAGATGCCGGGGAGGTAGCATTAGAACATGACATCTCTAGAGAAGACCAGGATCTTTGGGCTTATAACAGCCAGCAGCGCTATGCCAAAGCGGCTGCCGAAGGCAAGTTTGAGGACGAACTGATGCCGTTAGCGGTCCCACAGCGTCGTGGTGAACCGTTCAGACTAGAAACTGATGAGTCACCCAAGCCCGATACCAGCTTGGAAAAGCTTAGCAAATTACCGACAGTCTATGGCAGCCCCACAGTTACCGCCGGTAATGCCCCTGCACTAAGCACCGGAGCCTCAGCTATACTATTGATGACAGAAGAAAAGGCTCAAGAATTAGGATTTACCCCATTAGCTAAAGTTAGGTCGATTGCCAGCATAGCCCTAAAACCGAGGTTATTGGCCGAATCACCGGCTCCGGCGATCAGTAAAGCCCTGACCAATGCAACTTGGGAATTAGATGATATAGATTTAATCGAGATAAACGAAGCTTTTGCAGCAATGCCTCTAGTCGCCAGCACAATCTTAGCCAACGGTGACAAGCCAAAAATAGAAGCGCTGCGAGAAAAAATTAACGTTAATGGCGGGGCAGTAGCTATGGGCCACCCCGTGGGAGCAAGCGGCGCAAGAATTCTGATGACCCTTGTTTATGAACTACGCCGGCGGGGTGGTGGTAAAGGAGTAGCCGCTATCTGTGGCGGCCTGGCTCAAGGAGATGCCGTAGCAGTGGAAGTGGTTTAA
- a CDS encoding enoyl-CoA hydratase/isomerase family protein codes for MGEKKLVNLTVDDGVAIIIIDNPPLNVLNKEVVACLNSCLEEIEKDKTIVSVVVTGTGERAFMAGADIKEFLELNAPGEAAELSNNNHWVFSRLADLPQPTIAALNGLAYGGGCELTLCCDLRVAEEDVKIALPEINLGLFPGGGGTQRLSRLIGSSRAKEMMFFGEPLGAQEALKLGLVNKVVSKGEALNKSVELAKKLTTKAGKALQAIKQAVDQGTEQSIANGLTLEIKLFDNVFQTEDVKEGVNAFLEKRGANFKHR; via the coding sequence TTGGGCGAAAAAAAACTTGTTAACTTAACGGTGGATGATGGTGTAGCCATTATTATTATAGATAATCCTCCGCTTAATGTTCTCAATAAAGAGGTTGTGGCCTGTTTAAACAGCTGCCTGGAAGAAATTGAAAAAGATAAAACTATTGTTTCCGTAGTAGTTACTGGTACCGGGGAACGGGCATTTATGGCCGGTGCAGATATCAAAGAATTCTTAGAACTTAATGCGCCTGGCGAAGCTGCGGAATTAAGTAACAACAATCACTGGGTATTTAGTCGTTTAGCGGATTTACCCCAACCTACTATAGCAGCATTGAATGGATTGGCTTATGGCGGGGGCTGCGAATTAACCTTATGTTGTGATTTGAGGGTGGCAGAAGAAGACGTAAAGATAGCACTGCCGGAAATTAACTTAGGGTTGTTTCCCGGGGGAGGAGGTACCCAGCGTCTGTCCCGTCTTATCGGCTCCAGCCGAGCAAAGGAAATGATGTTTTTCGGGGAACCGTTGGGAGCCCAGGAGGCTTTAAAGTTAGGGTTGGTTAATAAGGTAGTATCTAAGGGTGAGGCGTTAAACAAATCAGTAGAACTGGCTAAGAAGTTAACAACTAAGGCCGGAAAAGCTCTTCAAGCAATAAAGCAGGCAGTTGATCAGGGCACTGAACAAAGCATAGCCAACGGCCTCACTCTGGAAATTAAACTATTTGATAACGTTTTCCAGACCGAGGACGTAAAGGAAGGTGTTAACGCTTTCTTGGAAAAAAGAGGGGCCAACTTTAAGCATCGATAG
- a CDS encoding acyl-CoA dehydrogenase, producing MPVYYSEEQLMVKNMVRDLAHNEFAEKAGEVDQLGIFPWDNIKLMAEHGLLGINIPEKYSGAGSDTVSHVLAIEEVARVCASTSVVLTTQALVLAPLMIAGTEEQKQKYVTPMARGDVLGSFCLTEPGAGSDAGSIKTLAVRDGDNYVINGQKCFITNAGESEIYVVVAKTDKDKGHRGISLFVVEKGTPGLTFGKKEDKMGIRGSVTREVIFENCCVPKENLLGEENMGFRILMQTLDHTRTGVGAQALGIAQGALDAAVKYAGERVQFGNTLNSFQTIQVMLADMATQVEAARLLVHQAAYDLDEGKDITRISSMAKLCASDVAMQVTTDAVQVLGGYGYIKEYPVERMMRDAKITQIYEGTNQVQRLVIAKTLF from the coding sequence GTGCCGGTATATTATAGTGAGGAACAACTAATGGTTAAAAACATGGTTCGGGACTTAGCGCACAATGAATTCGCGGAAAAAGCAGGGGAAGTTGACCAACTGGGGATATTTCCCTGGGATAACATCAAACTGATGGCCGAACACGGTCTCCTAGGGATTAATATCCCAGAGAAATACAGTGGCGCCGGTAGTGACACAGTGTCTCATGTTTTGGCAATTGAAGAAGTTGCCCGGGTGTGCGCATCTACTTCAGTTGTGTTGACTACGCAGGCTTTGGTATTGGCCCCGCTGATGATAGCAGGAACCGAAGAACAGAAGCAAAAATATGTTACACCAATGGCCAGGGGTGATGTGTTAGGGTCTTTTTGCCTGACTGAACCCGGTGCCGGTTCAGATGCAGGTTCCATAAAGACCTTAGCAGTAAGGGACGGCGATAATTATGTTATTAACGGGCAAAAGTGCTTCATAACCAACGCCGGAGAATCCGAGATTTACGTTGTAGTGGCAAAGACTGACAAGGATAAGGGGCACCGTGGTATCAGTCTTTTCGTAGTGGAAAAAGGAACTCCGGGCTTAACTTTTGGCAAGAAAGAAGATAAGATGGGTATCCGGGGTTCAGTGACCCGGGAAGTGATTTTTGAAAATTGCTGCGTCCCTAAGGAAAATTTACTGGGAGAAGAGAATATGGGCTTTAGGATTCTTATGCAGACTTTAGACCACACCCGTACCGGTGTAGGGGCCCAGGCCCTGGGGATTGCTCAAGGTGCTCTGGACGCTGCGGTTAAATATGCTGGGGAACGGGTGCAATTTGGTAACACGCTGAACTCCTTTCAAACCATACAGGTGATGCTGGCGGATATGGCTACACAGGTGGAAGCAGCCCGCCTGCTGGTACATCAGGCAGCCTACGATTTGGATGAGGGTAAAGATATCACCCGTATTTCTTCCATGGCTAAGCTCTGTGCATCGGATGTGGCTATGCAGGTGACCACCGATGCGGTGCAGGTACTTGGCGGCTACGGCTATATCAAAGAGTATCCAGTGGAACGTATGATGCGTGACGCTAAGATAACTCAGATCTATGAAGGGACCAACCAGGTGCAGCGGTTAGTAATTGCTAAGACGTTGTTTTGA
- a CDS encoding 3-hydroxyacyl-CoA dehydrogenase family protein codes for MDRILVIGAGLMGSGIAQVAAQSGIKVCMHDVDEASLERGLNSIKYSLGRFVKKGRFTLDERDEILNRIEVTTDLGRSAQAQLVIEAIFENMELKQKIFRELDKVCPTKTYFASNTSALSITELASVTGRPEKVIGMHFFSPVPMMKLLEIVKGMHTSEETVKVAERVGKRMGKETVVAKRDFGGFLLNRIALPYSRMAIVALTEGVGTPEDIDKGMRLGFGMPMGPLELADLTGIDVLLHAMTAIYEDIGDEAFCPPPLLKRMVDAGRLGRKVGYGFYKYAENGKKIID; via the coding sequence ATTGATAGGATTCTCGTAATAGGGGCAGGATTAATGGGAAGTGGTATTGCCCAAGTAGCTGCTCAAAGCGGCATAAAAGTATGTATGCACGATGTTGATGAAGCATCCCTGGAAAGGGGACTGAATAGCATCAAGTATTCCTTGGGTCGCTTTGTAAAAAAAGGAAGGTTCACCCTGGATGAGAGGGATGAAATCTTAAATAGGATTGAAGTCACTACTGACCTCGGTCGCAGTGCTCAGGCACAGTTGGTGATAGAGGCGATTTTTGAAAACATGGAATTAAAGCAGAAAATATTTCGGGAACTAGACAAAGTATGCCCAACGAAGACATATTTCGCTTCAAACACTTCTGCCTTGTCCATCACCGAGTTGGCATCGGTGACTGGGCGCCCGGAAAAAGTCATCGGGATGCACTTTTTTAGTCCGGTTCCCATGATGAAGCTCCTGGAGATAGTAAAAGGAATGCATACCTCAGAAGAAACAGTGAAGGTTGCTGAAAGAGTAGGCAAGCGTATGGGCAAAGAAACAGTGGTTGCCAAAAGGGACTTTGGCGGTTTTCTGCTAAATCGTATTGCCCTTCCTTACAGTAGGATGGCAATTGTTGCCCTTACGGAAGGAGTAGGCACGCCTGAAGACATAGACAAGGGTATGCGATTAGGTTTCGGGATGCCTATGGGACCGCTGGAGTTAGCGGATTTAACTGGGATAGATGTATTGCTTCACGCCATGACTGCCATTTATGAGGATATCGGCGATGAAGCATTTTGCCCACCACCGCTGCTTAAACGTATGGTGGATGCCGGGAGGTTGGGGCGGAAAGTCGGTTATGGTTTTTACAAGTACGCTGAAAACGGTAAGAAAATTATCGATTGA
- a CDS encoding aldehyde ferredoxin oxidoreductase C-terminal domain-containing protein gives MEKFIRVNMTDLTISEKQAPAKYRYLGGRALTSQIILDEVIPNCEPLGEFNKLVIAPGLLGGTTLSSSGRISIGAKSPLTGGIKESNGGGNTAQKLAKMGFKAIIVEGLAENDKFLLVIEKTGAHLVPAGDCASLGTYKLVEKLRETYHGKAGIIAIGPAGEMSLAAAGITNTDKDGNPSRYCGRGGLGAVMGSKGLKAIILDDRNVDNVNYDNESEFKRLASELNKNLQDNNVVKTYRKYGTPAILDLVQELGGLPTKNFSQGKFDRADKISGEAMYDTIIARGGKGKPSHSCMPGCLIGCSSIYPDSNGEVLVAPLEYETIGLMGSNLVIDDLDAIARMNYLCNDYGLDTIEIGAALGVAMQAGLAEFGDSKAAEQMVREIGKGTVLGRMFGSGAAIVGKIMGITRVPTVKGQAMPAYDPRAVKGNGVTYATSPMGADHTSGNCIRGKNPHSPEGQVDLSANSQKMMAAYDSLGLCVFVGAAFNSQLEKVEQLVATKAGKEAIESFLEFGEAVLKSERKFNQLAGLSCKDDRLPEYMKYEKLGPNNLVFDVSDGELDSVGYL, from the coding sequence GTGGAAAAGTTTATAAGAGTTAACATGACCGACCTGACCATCAGTGAAAAGCAGGCACCGGCAAAATATCGTTATTTAGGAGGTCGAGCGCTAACTTCCCAGATAATTCTGGATGAGGTAATACCAAACTGTGAACCTTTGGGAGAATTTAATAAATTGGTGATAGCGCCTGGTTTATTGGGAGGTACCACGCTATCCAGTTCCGGACGGATATCCATTGGTGCAAAAAGTCCCTTAACCGGAGGCATAAAGGAGAGTAACGGTGGAGGTAACACTGCACAAAAGCTGGCAAAAATGGGCTTCAAAGCAATTATTGTGGAAGGTTTGGCCGAAAACGATAAGTTCTTATTGGTCATTGAAAAGACTGGCGCACATTTAGTTCCAGCAGGGGATTGTGCCAGTCTGGGAACTTATAAACTGGTGGAAAAGCTAAGAGAAACATATCATGGCAAGGCTGGTATTATTGCTATCGGTCCCGCCGGTGAAATGTCTCTTGCTGCAGCGGGTATAACCAATACAGATAAAGACGGTAATCCTTCCCGTTACTGCGGACGGGGTGGTCTGGGAGCGGTGATGGGTTCCAAAGGTTTAAAAGCAATTATTCTTGATGATAGAAATGTCGATAATGTTAATTATGATAATGAGAGTGAATTTAAAAGGTTGGCAAGTGAGCTAAATAAAAATTTACAAGATAATAATGTGGTAAAAACCTATAGAAAATATGGTACGCCAGCGATCCTTGATTTGGTACAGGAATTGGGAGGACTGCCAACCAAGAACTTTAGCCAAGGCAAATTTGACAGGGCAGACAAGATTAGTGGTGAAGCTATGTACGATACTATTATAGCCCGGGGCGGCAAAGGCAAGCCTAGCCATAGTTGTATGCCCGGTTGTCTTATCGGTTGTTCATCGATTTACCCGGACAGTAATGGCGAAGTGTTGGTTGCGCCATTGGAATATGAAACTATTGGTCTAATGGGCTCTAATTTAGTCATTGATGATTTGGATGCCATTGCTCGGATGAATTACCTATGTAATGATTATGGGTTAGACACTATAGAAATTGGTGCTGCTTTAGGGGTAGCAATGCAGGCTGGTCTGGCCGAATTTGGCGATAGTAAAGCAGCGGAGCAGATGGTAAGAGAGATTGGCAAAGGCACAGTATTAGGCAGAATGTTCGGTAGCGGTGCCGCCATTGTCGGTAAAATAATGGGAATAACCAGGGTGCCGACAGTGAAAGGGCAGGCTATGCCGGCATATGACCCCAGGGCGGTGAAGGGAAATGGTGTTACTTATGCCACGTCACCGATGGGGGCGGATCATACTTCCGGAAACTGTATTCGAGGAAAAAATCCCCATAGTCCTGAAGGTCAGGTTGATTTGTCGGCAAATTCACAAAAAATGATGGCTGCCTACGACAGTCTCGGCTTGTGTGTGTTTGTTGGCGCTGCGTTCAACAGTCAGCTAGAAAAGGTGGAACAACTTGTGGCTACAAAGGCCGGTAAAGAAGCAATAGAATCATTTTTAGAATTTGGGGAAGCGGTGCTGAAGAGCGAACGTAAATTCAACCAACTGGCAGGGCTAAGCTGCAAAGATGACCGGCTGCCGGAATATATGAAATATGAAAAATTGGGACCTAATAACCTGGTGTTTGATGTTTCTGACGGCGAACTGGATTCAGTAGGTTATCTGTAA
- a CDS encoding zinc-dependent alcohol dehydrogenase, translating into MKAVRKIARAPGEMQVADVPQPDLQPGQLLIKVGACAVCGSDLHAYNYDPGYEFIKVPVTLGHEFSGTIVEVGPGATEWQQGQQVLVEATHYCGSCPQCHLGRTNTCENFQVLGLHKNGGMAQYVAADVRYVHPLEPGLDLIQGAIVEPASVALHGVVDNSNISPGDVVLVSGPGVIGILAAQAARIMGAGMVVISGTSADEKVRLTLARQMGFETINVANETLIDGLFRLTGRNEADVVIECSGNALALEDCLAIPRKGGALTIIGLYPGPSQIFITPVVRKEIIIRTSYSSKWVNYRQAMNLIASGRLEVNPLITKYPLQKALDGFNAALEKKIVKAVLVP; encoded by the coding sequence ATGAAAGCCGTTAGGAAAATAGCAAGGGCGCCGGGGGAAATGCAGGTAGCAGATGTTCCGCAGCCAGATTTGCAGCCCGGACAGCTACTGATTAAGGTTGGTGCTTGTGCCGTATGCGGCAGTGATCTGCATGCCTATAATTACGACCCGGGATATGAATTTATTAAAGTACCTGTAACCTTGGGACACGAGTTTAGTGGTACCATTGTTGAGGTCGGACCGGGAGCAACGGAATGGCAACAGGGGCAGCAAGTGCTTGTGGAAGCTACTCATTATTGCGGTAGCTGCCCTCAATGCCATCTGGGCAGGACAAATACGTGCGAAAACTTTCAGGTATTGGGCTTACACAAAAACGGGGGAATGGCCCAGTATGTGGCGGCAGATGTTAGGTACGTACACCCGCTGGAACCGGGACTGGACTTAATTCAGGGTGCCATAGTGGAACCTGCGTCAGTGGCGTTGCACGGAGTAGTGGATAATAGTAATATCAGTCCCGGGGATGTGGTCTTGGTGTCCGGGCCCGGGGTAATCGGCATATTAGCTGCCCAAGCGGCCAGGATAATGGGAGCAGGCATGGTGGTGATCTCCGGTACATCAGCGGACGAAAAGGTGAGATTGACATTGGCCCGGCAGATGGGATTTGAAACCATCAATGTGGCCAATGAGACTTTGATTGATGGTCTCTTCAGGTTAACCGGGCGTAATGAAGCAGATGTTGTAATTGAATGTTCCGGTAATGCTTTGGCGCTGGAGGATTGTCTGGCAATTCCGCGTAAAGGCGGGGCTTTAACTATTATAGGTCTTTATCCGGGTCCTTCCCAAATATTTATTACCCCGGTGGTACGGAAAGAAATTATCATCCGTACCAGTTACTCCTCCAAATGGGTAAATTATCGGCAGGCAATGAATTTAATAGCCTCCGGCCGACTGGAGGTCAATCCACTTATAACTAAATATCCACTGCAAAAAGCTTTGGATGGTTTTAACGCTGCACTGGAGAAGAAAATCGTCAAAGCAGTTTTGGTCCCGTAA
- a CDS encoding SDR family NAD(P)-dependent oxidoreductase: protein MLTKKVALVTGAARGLGKAIAEALSDAGAAVCLNDIDSNLLESTAAGLKKKGRKVMVSAVDVADQEKVENMVSETINRFGRLDILVNNAGISPKRDGQKIPFIDMPKDEWARVLDVNLNGMFNCSQAAARAMQHQGGGHIVNISSVSGRLYTALTACHYITTKAAIIGFTRALAGELAEHDIKVNAIAPGRINTEMVKMVSFEVNQKFRNQIPLGTFGEPHHIAQAVTFLVSPAAEYMTGITLDINGGMFMN from the coding sequence ATGTTAACTAAAAAGGTGGCGTTAGTTACTGGCGCAGCTAGAGGATTGGGTAAGGCTATCGCTGAGGCGCTCAGTGATGCCGGTGCGGCAGTTTGCCTTAACGATATAGACAGTAACTTGTTAGAAAGCACCGCTGCTGGCTTAAAGAAAAAGGGTAGAAAAGTGATGGTATCGGCAGTTGATGTTGCGGATCAGGAGAAAGTAGAGAATATGGTCAGTGAAACCATCAATCGCTTTGGTCGCCTTGATATCTTGGTAAATAATGCAGGTATATCCCCAAAAAGGGACGGCCAGAAAATCCCCTTTATAGATATGCCAAAGGATGAGTGGGCACGGGTGTTAGATGTAAACCTCAACGGCATGTTTAACTGTTCCCAGGCTGCTGCCAGGGCAATGCAACATCAGGGTGGCGGACATATTGTTAATATCTCTTCGGTTTCCGGCCGTCTTTATACTGCCTTGACTGCTTGTCATTACATTACTACCAAGGCAGCAATCATCGGGTTTACCCGGGCGCTGGCCGGCGAACTGGCGGAGCACGATATTAAGGTTAACGCCATTGCACCTGGAAGAATCAACACCGAAATGGTCAAAATGGTGTCATTTGAAGTGAACCAGAAGTTTAGAAATCAAATACCTTTGGGCACATTTGGCGAGCCGCATCATATTGCCCAGGCAGTGACCTTTTTGGTTTCCCCTGCCGCCGAATATATGACCGGAATTACTTTGGATATTAACGGCGGTATGTTTATGAACTAA
- a CDS encoding ABC transporter ATP-binding protein, whose protein sequence is MLKLESVNVAYGDVQVLWDVSMEIKQGEIVALVGANAAGKTSTINTISGISKPLSGSITFEGKPLHEMPAYEIVKLGIVQVPEGRRLFSHMTVLENLELGAYTSQARKARKESLELVFELLPDLKAKKNDMAASLSGGQQQMCAIGRGLMAKPRILMMDELSLGLAPMLVKQTFEIVKQINQQGTTILLVEQNIHQSLRISQSAYVLENGRIALSGKADELITDERLKTAYLGM, encoded by the coding sequence TTGCTTAAACTAGAAAGCGTTAACGTAGCTTATGGTGATGTTCAAGTATTGTGGGATGTTTCTATGGAAATCAAACAGGGGGAAATAGTGGCCCTCGTAGGGGCCAACGCTGCCGGTAAGACTAGCACCATCAATACCATTTCCGGTATTAGTAAACCTTTATCTGGTTCAATTACCTTTGAGGGGAAGCCCTTGCATGAGATGCCCGCCTACGAGATTGTAAAATTGGGCATTGTTCAGGTGCCTGAAGGCCGCCGGTTGTTCTCCCACATGACCGTATTGGAAAATTTGGAATTAGGAGCGTATACATCCCAAGCCCGTAAGGCAAGAAAAGAAAGCCTGGAACTGGTGTTTGAGCTGCTACCGGATTTAAAGGCAAAGAAAAACGACATGGCCGCTTCGTTAAGTGGTGGGCAGCAGCAGATGTGTGCAATTGGCAGGGGCTTGATGGCAAAGCCCAGGATTTTGATGATGGATGAACTATCCTTAGGGCTTGCACCGATGTTGGTAAAGCAGACTTTCGAAATAGTTAAGCAGATAAATCAGCAGGGTACCACTATTCTTCTGGTTGAGCAAAATATTCACCAATCCCTGCGCATTTCACAATCCGCTTATGTTTTAGAAAACGGCAGAATAGCTTTATCCGGCAAAGCTGACGAACTAATTACTGATGAAAGGCTGAAAACGGCATACTTAGGTATGTAA